A genome region from Magnolia sinica isolate HGM2019 chromosome 8, MsV1, whole genome shotgun sequence includes the following:
- the LOC131253120 gene encoding uncharacterized protein LOC131253120 isoform X5 gives MLKKKAWSSREKNISEAIHGVGRKGTAAVPRNPLYPSIGGRGAASGNIDKRAKGHLDRMESSGMATMSDETREALPKALLELFHVHKICRSVYLLAALAEAGFLIGLEWNRRV, from the exons ATGCTGAAG AAGAAAGCATGGTCAAGTCGTGAAAAGAATATCTCAGAGGCTATTCACGGGGTTGGAAGAAAAGGTACGGCAGCAGTGCCAAGGAATCCTCTATATCCAAGTATTGGTGGTAGGGGTGCTGCTTCTGGTAATATTGATAAGAGAGCAAAAGGACATCTAGACCGAATGGAGAGCTCTGGGATGGCCACTATGTCTGATGAAACTCGAGAAGCTCTTCCTAAGGCGCTTCTGGAACtttttcatgttcataaaatttgCAG GTCTGTATATCTTTTAGCAGCACTGGCAGAAGCTGGATTCCTTATTGGATTGGAATGGAATAG GAGAGTATGA
- the LOC131253120 gene encoding uncharacterized protein LOC131253120 isoform X2, with protein MGCFHRFGFLICQYFLQILEPCQSNLAYQPNMLKKKAWSSREKNISEAIHGVGRKGTAAVPRNPLYPSIGGRGAASGNIDKRAKGHLDRMESSGMATMSDETREALPKALLELFHVHKICRMMKMLSAIP; from the exons ATGGGATGTTTCCACAGGTTTGGATTTTTAATATGCCAATATTTTTTGCAGATTCTGGAGCCATGCCAAAGTAATCTTGCTTATCAGCCCAATATGCTGAAG AAGAAAGCATGGTCAAGTCGTGAAAAGAATATCTCAGAGGCTATTCACGGGGTTGGAAGAAAAGGTACGGCAGCAGTGCCAAGGAATCCTCTATATCCAAGTATTGGTGGTAGGGGTGCTGCTTCTGGTAATATTGATAAGAGAGCAAAAGGACATCTAGACCGAATGGAGAGCTCTGGGATGGCCACTATGTCTGATGAAACTCGAGAAGCTCTTCCTAAGGCGCTTCTGGAACtttttcatgttcataaaatttgCAG AATGATGAAAATGCTCTCAGCTATACCGTAA
- the LOC131253120 gene encoding uncharacterized protein LOC131253120 isoform X1, with protein MGCFHRFGFLICQYFLQILEPCQSNLAYQPNMLKKKAWSSREKNISEAIHGVGRKGTAAVPRNPLYPSIGGRGAASGNIDKRAKGHLDRMESSGMATMSDETREALPKALLELFHVHKICRSVYLLAALAEAGFLIGLEWNRRV; from the exons ATGGGATGTTTCCACAGGTTTGGATTTTTAATATGCCAATATTTTTTGCAGATTCTGGAGCCATGCCAAAGTAATCTTGCTTATCAGCCCAATATGCTGAAG AAGAAAGCATGGTCAAGTCGTGAAAAGAATATCTCAGAGGCTATTCACGGGGTTGGAAGAAAAGGTACGGCAGCAGTGCCAAGGAATCCTCTATATCCAAGTATTGGTGGTAGGGGTGCTGCTTCTGGTAATATTGATAAGAGAGCAAAAGGACATCTAGACCGAATGGAGAGCTCTGGGATGGCCACTATGTCTGATGAAACTCGAGAAGCTCTTCCTAAGGCGCTTCTGGAACtttttcatgttcataaaatttgCAG GTCTGTATATCTTTTAGCAGCACTGGCAGAAGCTGGATTCCTTATTGGATTGGAATGGAATAG GAGAGTATGA
- the LOC131253120 gene encoding uncharacterized protein LOC131253120 isoform X4 — translation MGCFHRFGFLICQYFLQILEPCQSNLAYQPNMLKKKAWSSREKNISEAIHGVGRKGTAAVPRNPLYPSIGGRGAASGNIDKRAKGHLDRMESSGMATMSDETREALPKALLELFHVHKICRV, via the exons ATGGGATGTTTCCACAGGTTTGGATTTTTAATATGCCAATATTTTTTGCAGATTCTGGAGCCATGCCAAAGTAATCTTGCTTATCAGCCCAATATGCTGAAG AAGAAAGCATGGTCAAGTCGTGAAAAGAATATCTCAGAGGCTATTCACGGGGTTGGAAGAAAAGGTACGGCAGCAGTGCCAAGGAATCCTCTATATCCAAGTATTGGTGGTAGGGGTGCTGCTTCTGGTAATATTGATAAGAGAGCAAAAGGACATCTAGACCGAATGGAGAGCTCTGGGATGGCCACTATGTCTGATGAAACTCGAGAAGCTCTTCCTAAGGCGCTTCTGGAACtttttcatgttcataaaatttgCAG AGTATGA
- the LOC131253119 gene encoding homeobox-leucine zipper protein REVOLUTA-like, translated as MGTHVTNANALPLPKDILCAKASMLIQNVPPALLVQFLREHRSKWADYNIDAYSAASLKAGSYAFPGLRPTRFSGSQIIMPLAHTVENEELCSGAFSELVFAPIDELFPDDALLLPSGFQVFPLDSKIVESKSTEWLFPESCIKLDDIIFLHLFFVLFFLP; from the exons atgggcacccATGTCACTAATGCAAATGCTCTCCCACTGCCTAAAGACATTCTCTGTGCAAAGGCCTCCATGTTAATCCAG AATGTTCCTCCTGCACTGCTGGTTCAATTTCTAAGGGAGCATCGTTCCAAATGGGCTGATTACAACATTGATGCGTATTCTGCTGCATCACTGAAAGCTGGCTCATATGCCTTTCCAGGATTAAGGCCTACAAGATTTTCTGGGAGCCAAATCATCATGCCTCTTGCTCACACAGTGGAAAACGAAGAG CTTTGCAGTGGAGCTTTCTCCGAGCTTGTTTTTGCTCCAATCGATGAATTATTCCCTGATGATGCTCTGCTGCTACCGTCTGGTTTCCAAGTCTTTCCACTGGATTCAAAAATAGTTGAGTCTAAATCTACTGAATGGCTATTTCCTGAATCTTGTATTAAACTGGATGATATTATTTTTCtccatctattttttgtattGTTTTTCCTACCGTAA
- the LOC131253120 gene encoding uncharacterized protein LOC131253120 isoform X3, translating into MGCFHRFGFLICQYFLQILEPCQSNLAYQPNMLKKKAWSSREKNISEAIHGVGRKGTAAVPRNPLYPSIGGRGAASGNIDKRAKGHLDRMESSGMATMSDETREALPKALLELFHVHKICRRV; encoded by the exons ATGGGATGTTTCCACAGGTTTGGATTTTTAATATGCCAATATTTTTTGCAGATTCTGGAGCCATGCCAAAGTAATCTTGCTTATCAGCCCAATATGCTGAAG AAGAAAGCATGGTCAAGTCGTGAAAAGAATATCTCAGAGGCTATTCACGGGGTTGGAAGAAAAGGTACGGCAGCAGTGCCAAGGAATCCTCTATATCCAAGTATTGGTGGTAGGGGTGCTGCTTCTGGTAATATTGATAAGAGAGCAAAAGGACATCTAGACCGAATGGAGAGCTCTGGGATGGCCACTATGTCTGATGAAACTCGAGAAGCTCTTCCTAAGGCGCTTCTGGAACtttttcatgttcataaaatttgCAG GAGAGTATGA